One stretch of Eretmochelys imbricata isolate rEreImb1 chromosome 1, rEreImb1.hap1, whole genome shotgun sequence DNA includes these proteins:
- the LOC144277876 gene encoding olfactory receptor 52E4-like, translated as MSDSNTTHFNNPSTFILLGIPGLEGAHIWISIPFCTMYTIAVLGNVTILFIVKMEQSLHGPMYYFLCMLAVTDLVMSTSTLPKMLNIFWFNTREISFSACLTQMYVLLCFSAMESGILVAMALDRYVAICHPLRHSSILTNSVVAKIGLAVLLRSGIFALPYPFLARGWPYCRTNVIPHTYCEHIAVVNLACADIRISSYYGLFDLFSEIGMDVFFISVSYAQILRAIFRLPTKDARLKTFGTCISHLCAILAFYMPGFFSSLTHRFGHNVPLHFLVLIANMYLLVPPLLHPIIYGVRTKQIRGRLLRLLTPKGT; from the coding sequence atgtcagattccaacacaaccCACTTcaacaacccctccaccttcatcctgctgggcattcctggcttGGAGGGAGCCCAcatctggatctccatccccttctgcacaATGTACACCATAGCTGTCTTGGGGAACGTCACCATCCTGTTCATTGTAAAGATGGAGCAAagcctccatgggcccatgtattatttcctctgcatgctggctgtcacTGACCTGGTCATGTCCACATCCACCCTGCCCAAAATGCTGAATATCTTCTGGTTCAATACCAGGGAGATcagtttcagtgcctgcctcacccagatgtacgtCCTGCTCTGCTTCTCAGCCATGGAGTCCGGAATCCTCGTGGCCATGGCTTTGGATCGCTAtgtggccatctgccatcccctgagacattccagcATCCTGACAAACTCTGTTGTGGCCAAGATCGGCCTGGCCGTGCTGCTGCGCAGTGGAATATTCGCATTACCCTACCCCTTCCTGGCGAGGgggtggccatattgcagaaccaacgtCATCCCCCACACCTATTGTGAGCACATAGCTGTGGTGAACCTGGCCTGTGCTGACATCCGCATCAGTAGTTACTACGGCCTGTTTGATCTTTTCTCTGAGATTGGAATGGACGTGTTTTTCATCAGTGTGTCCTATGCTCAGATCCTCCGGGCCATCTTCCgcctccccacaaaggatgcCCGGCTCAAAACTTTTGGGACCTGCATCTCTCACCTTTGTGCCATCTTAGCTTTCTACATGCCAGGTTTCTTCTCCTCTCTCACGCACCGGTTTGGCCATAATGTGCCACTGCACTTCCTTGTTCTCATTGCCAATATGTACCTCCTGGTGCCCCCCTTGCTCCACCCCATCATCTACGGGGTGAGGACCAAACAAATCCGGGGCAGGCTGCTCCGGCTCCTTACTCCTAAAGGGACCTAA